A genomic stretch from Apis cerana isolate GH-2021 linkage group LG9, AcerK_1.0, whole genome shotgun sequence includes:
- the LOC114578229 gene encoding uncharacterized protein LOC114578229, whose amino-acid sequence MSNVTKNMESTKKRLKELFCLMDSDIDGYLDYYEMKAALKALGFPVKKSYILTIIRMYDKRGYNKICFNDFYYVVTEMLIKRNPIDEIKYVFKLFINKSSINKITLEDLQKFNQKLKCNLINEEMELMIKEFDLDQDGSSKKIFYFRLIILIKFLFNII is encoded by the exons ATGTCAAATGTCACAAAGAATATGGAAAGTACAAAAAAACgcttaaaagaattattttgtttaatggaTAGTGATATTGATGGTTATTTAGATTACTATGAAATGAAAGCTGCATTAAAAGCTTTAGGTTTCCcagtaaaaaaatcttatattttaaccaTAATACGAATGTACGACAAGCGtggttataataaaatttgttttaatgatttttattatgtcg taacagaaatgttaattaagCGGAATCCtatagatgaaattaaatatgtttttaagttatttataaacaaatcttcaatcaataaaataacattggaagatttacagaaatttaatcaaaaacttaaatgtaatctaattaatgaagaaatggaacttatgataaaagaatttgattTAGATCAAGATGGTTCTAGTAAAAagatcttttattttagattaattatattgataaaatttttatttaatataatataa
- the LOC107993126 gene encoding uncharacterized protein LOC107993126 isoform X2, translating to MAYVNVAEWKTEQVCEWLKGLDNSVLPYVHSFTNHGVNGKQLLSLRPEDLEHLGVLKFGHQEIILEAVEYLRNFHYELDRENLQLLALRLSCQAHSLQNELFRQTDSKPVTTQTLSDVASVIMAVKPLIRWLDRPPFSGQLEYNEKKVELMKLALEMATCAQRDRFAEKPIEEIRTTCGQLAKLADYIIQDISDPMILQPASLDLATLKKRPGDDLGFYILPSFHGAHQIAEIKFGSAAHQCGKMEEGDEIVQVNYQTVVGWERKNLLELFRESPAEVLLTLKRRPRHTKVYGQIYIKPYRLPSNKKTSYTTRWQHNLPSPRPELLTIPDFTMPLPRPKNSRPEPTSILDTVNILDTMIIDSSDSDSETEPPLSIRLYSTKPRNSVQRRATITGASPTTKHGIDIEQFWKELKQEHNTSSQLRDKAASCAHGLDNVPSTIRSQTCINIEQSKRKKKNEGQNDDKKIQFQDKSMKHDVSQKDNTINLIHEKKDTCKIIQEELCSNINISRQISQMPVNVTNNNNLSDTDVPLDECNNFIRDKHSNNKNTVSSKELNINSGKERGKLDKSYSTPAYDSMDIDNIEDRKQKLFYALELSTNNVSNELNKTDVQLSSTNFEDQQKLENIDDQKQSIQINFDNNIQKNSNIDKYIMQDNEEKECSEKSSEYSIPIYKIITNHEISIENQSNNEHINTEVNKYDKKNITKNLTVEAGNMSVIYNTEIFANNSSLSHKSEDKIESINSFIENNNQNSNSNLNKFGNIHQMFNGSNHCASIEHMKLMERKSNTLLKENIQVRGQICTNNDLNTTEDNTKIYNNITQNIPHIHFCQKIQNDNIKAENLIIQENAIQSCIEVKSECNKKLEARSHLIPPDPPPRKYYSKLAGDTSITNTSKICENYEKYISENFNAKKDLKSAEYFMENHIKNNLLDQDRQNYFDACNNFTEKLEFIDDISDNELKTNLDFTYLEYNDKQVKETKFICDKYEPTIEKSMYTNSTMEYYNNTECYSQNMDSPDGSCSSKQFLDHKSKVFEKEKSFEKGVVNKAMMVARSIGLHGSLSKSSSNSPRSNRKRSILFARKRNISVKDIGTGDLEGWLTYRTRGAGGAWAKAWFVLKCSSLYRFKARNSIKADCLIALTGFTVSRAAEVKSRKYAFKVYHTGTVFYFAADTEDFLTLWVDAINKATLGADDHSRNSALFSETDESDCEQKSKVKNVHTTEYKPNFEKPFGSLKKIVRKDYSVYKDHEINGASLDRKYLKFLGTRNHNVPVPTAQFRSYRRVLPTSMPNKKQDSVPNSPDLQMTIAGSTFYGLYASHSTSDISNNIQDMNDYRRTTDRCLNNKNRRPEDVQGIITLEEFMLLPQEDQRQVARTRVTSPRMTPLTNDHVHIQYRNFHDNETINEQSKIVADGNFNNDVQNKNNDEVMMNTVLYDYSRNVDNIHTMRQFSGDLDSKKSEYKEELSKSVHKKSNELCYIDKKKLSDGLNFQQMKSCNSIHCKTITDEQQITSLSYNKPDTIDKSKRQIV from the exons ATGGCGTATGTTAATGTCGCTGAATGGAAAACTGAACAAGTGTGCGAATGGTTGAAAG GTTTAGATAATTCTGTTCTTCCATATGTGCATAGCTTTACAAATCATGGTGTCAATGGAAAACAGTTATTAAGTTTGAGACCTGAAGATCTAGAACATCTTGGAGTATTGAAATTTGGTCATCaagaaattattcttgaagctgtagaatatttaagaaattttcattatgaacTTGATCGTGAAAATCTTCAACTATTGGCACTGCGATTGTCTTGTCAAGCACATAGTttacaaaatgaattatttcgcCAAACAGATTCTAAACCTGTTACAACTCAAACATTATCAGATGTAGCATCAGTTATAATGGCTGTAAAACCATTAATAAGATGGCTTGATCGACCTCCCTTTAGTGGACAATTggaatataatgaaaagaaagttGAATTAATGAAACTAGCTTTGGAAATGGCCACATGTGCGCAAAGAGATAGATTTGCAGAAAAACCAATAGAAGAAATTAGAACAACTTGTGGACAATTAGCAAAATTAGcagattatataatacaagatATTTCTGATCCTATGATATTACAACCTGCTAGTTTAGATTTagcaacattaaaaaaaagaccaGGAGATGATTTA ggattttatattttgccaTCTTTTCATGGAGCTCATCAAATtgctgaaattaaatttggatcAGCTGCACATCAGTGTGGTAAAATGGAAGAAGGAGATGAAATTGTTCaa gtaAATTATCAGACTGTAGTTGGTTGGGAAcgaaaaaatcttttagaattatttcgtGAAAGTCCTGCAGAAGTATTATTAACTTTGAAACGTAGACCAAGACACACAAAAGTATATGgtcaaatttacataaaaccATATCGACTTCCaagcaataaaaaaacatcTTATACTACACGATGGCAACATAATCTTCCTTCTCCAAGACCAGAATTATTAACTATACCAGATTTTACAATGCCATTACCaag gcCGAAGAATTCCAGACCAGAACCTACAAGTATATTAGATactgttaatattttagatacaaTGATCATAGATAGTAGTGATTCAGATAGTGAAACAGAACCACCTTTATCTATTCGATTATATTCTACAAAACCAAGAAATTCAGTTCAAAGACGAGCTACTATAACTGGTGCTAGTCCTACTACTAAACATGGAATTGATATAGAACAATTTTGGAAAGAATTGAAGCAAGAACATAATACAAGTTCTCAATTACGGGACAAAGCAGCATCTTGTGCTCATGGTTTAGATAATGTACCATCAACTATACGATCACaaacatgtataaatatagaacaaagcaaaagaaaaaagaaaaatgaaggacaaaatgatgataaaaaaatacaatttcaagaTAAATCTATGAAACATGATGTTTCTCAAAAAGATAATACCATCAAtttaattcatgaaaaaaaagatacatgtaaaattattcaagaagAATTAtgtagtaatataaatatatccagACAAATTTCTCAAATGCCTGTTAATGTTACCAATAACAATAACTTGAGTGATACAGATGTGCCTTTAGATGAAtgcaacaattttattagagataaacatagtaataataaaaatacagtaaGCAGTAAAgaacttaatataaatagtggtaaagagagaggaaaattagataaaagttATAGTACACCAGCATATGATTCAATGGATATTGACAATATAGAAGATAgaaagcaaaaattattttatgcattaGAGTTATCTACAAATAATGTAagcaatgaattaaataagacTGATGTACAATTGTCTTCTACAAATTTTGAAGATCaacaaaaattggaaaatattgatgATCAAAAACAaagtattcaaataaattttgataataatattcaaaaaaatagtaatattgataaatatattatgcaagataatgaagaaaaagaatgttcTGAAAAATCATCTGAATATTCAAttcctatatataaaataattacaaatcatGAAATCAGTATAGAAAACCAAAGCAATAATGAACATATTAATactgaagtaaataaatacgataaaaaaaatattacaaaaaatttgacTGTTGAAGCAGGAAATATGTCGGTAATATATAACActgaaatttttgcaaataattcaaGTTTAAGTCATAAAAGcgaagataaaatagaatcaataaatagttttatagaaaataataatcaaaatagtaattcaaatctaaataaatttggaaatattcaTCAAATGTTTAATGGATCAAACCATTGTGCTTCAATAGaacatatgaaattaatggaaagaaaatctaatacattactaaaagaaaatattcaagttCGTGGACaaatatgtacaaataatGACCTGAATACCACAgaagataatacaaaaatttataataatattactcaAAACATTCCTCATATTcatttttgtcaaaaaatacaaaatgataatataaaagctgaaaatttaattattcaagaaaatgCAATACAATCTTGTATTGAAGTAAAAAGTGaatgtaataagaaattagaagCTAGATCTCATTTAATACCTCCAGATCCACCACCacgtaaatattattcaaaattagcAGGGGATACATCTATAACTAACACTTcaaaaatatgtgaaaattatgaaaaatatatatcagaaaattttaatgctaaaaaggatttaaaaagtgcagaatattttatggaaaatcatatcaaaaataatttattagatcaagatagacaaaattattttgatgcttgtaataattttacagaaaaattagaatttattgatgatatttcagataatgaacttaaaactaatttagattttacatatttagaaTACAATGATAAGCAAGTAAAAGAAACTAAGTTTATCTGTGATAAGTATGAACCTACTATTGAGAAATCTATGTACACTAATTCAACaatggaatattataataatactgaGTGTTACTCCCAAAATATGGATTCACCAGATGGTTCATGTTCTTCAAAGCAATTTTTAGATCATAAATCTAAAGtatttgagaaagaaaaaagttttgaaaaaggTGTAGTTAATAAAGCTATGATGGTGGCCAGAAGTATTGGATTACATGGAAGTTTAAGTAAATCTTCAAGTAATAGTCCAAGAAGTAATAGAAAACGAAGCATATTATTTGCaa ggaaaagaaatatttctgttaaagATATAGGCACAGGTGATTTAGAAGGATGGTTAACATATCGTACAAGAGGTGCAGGTGGTGCTTGGGCAAAAGCTTGgtttgttttaaaatgttCTTCATTATATAg gttTAAGGCACGAAATAGTATAAAAGCAGATTGTCTCATAGCTTTAACCGGATTTACTGTATCACGAGCTGCTGAAGTAAAATCTAGAAAATATGCATTTAAAGTTTATCATACAGGAacagtattttattttgctgCAGATACTGAAGATTTTCTCACCTTATGGGTAGATGCAATTAATAAAGCAACTTTAGGTGCAGATGATCATAGTAGAAATAGTGCTCTTTTCAGCGAAACAGATGAAAGTGACTGTGAACAAAAAAGTAAAGTTAAAAATGTTCATACTACGGAATATAAACCGAATTTCGAAAAACCATTtggatcgttaaaaaaaattgttcgtaaAGATTATTCTGTGTATAAGGATCATGAAATTAATGGTGCTAGTTTAGATAGAAAATACTTGAAATTTCTTGGTACAAGAAATCACAATGTACCTGTTCCAACTGCGCAATTTAGAAGTTATAGAAGAGTTCTTCCTACATCTATGCCTAATAA aaaacaaGATTCTGTTCCAAATTCGCCAGATTTACAAATGACAATAGCAGGAAGTACATTTTATGGATTATATGCATCTCATAGTACAAgtgatatatcaaataatattcaagatatGAATGATTATAGACGTACCACAGACAG gtgtctcaataataaaaatagaagaccAGAAGATGTGCAAGGTATCATTACATTAGAAGAATTTATGTTGCTACCACAAGAAGATCAAAGACAAGTTGCTAGAACAAGAGTTACATCACCACGAATGACACCTTTAACTAATGATCATGTTCATAttcaatatagaaattttcatgACAATGAGACAATTAATGAACAAAGTAAAATTGTTGCTGatggaaatttcaataatgatgttcaaaataaaaataacgatgaaGTAATGATGAATACTGTTTTGTATGATTATTCACGAAATGTGGACAATATTCACACAATGCGACAATTTAGCGGAGATttagattcaaaaaaaagcgaatataaagaagaattatcaaaatcagttcataaaaaatcaaatgaacTTTGTTatattgacaaaaaaaaattgtcagatggattaaattttcagCAAATGAAATCATGTAATTCAATTCATTGTAAAACTATTACAGATGAACAACAAATAACATCTTTGAGTTATAATAAACCAGATACTATCGATAAATCTAAAAGACAA Atcgtatga
- the LOC107993126 gene encoding uncharacterized protein PF3D7_1120600 isoform X1 — MAYVNVAEWKTEQVCEWLKGLDNSVLPYVHSFTNHGVNGKQLLSLRPEDLEHLGVLKFGHQEIILEAVEYLRNFHYELDRENLQLLALRLSCQAHSLQNELFRQTDSKPVTTQTLSDVASVIMAVKPLIRWLDRPPFSGQLEYNEKKVELMKLALEMATCAQRDRFAEKPIEEIRTTCGQLAKLADYIIQDISDPMILQPASLDLATLKKRPGDDLGFYILPSFHGAHQIAEIKFGSAAHQCGKMEEGDEIVQVNYQTVVGWERKNLLELFRESPAEVLLTLKRRPRHTKVYGQIYIKPYRLPSNKKTSYTTRWQHNLPSPRPELLTIPDFTMPLPRPKNSRPEPTSILDTVNILDTMIIDSSDSDSETEPPLSIRLYSTKPRNSVQRRATITGASPTTKHGIDIEQFWKELKQEHNTSSQLRDKAASCAHGLDNVPSTIRSQTCINIEQSKRKKKNEGQNDDKKIQFQDKSMKHDVSQKDNTINLIHEKKDTCKIIQEELCSNINISRQISQMPVNVTNNNNLSDTDVPLDECNNFIRDKHSNNKNTVSSKELNINSGKERGKLDKSYSTPAYDSMDIDNIEDRKQKLFYALELSTNNVSNELNKTDVQLSSTNFEDQQKLENIDDQKQSIQINFDNNIQKNSNIDKYIMQDNEEKECSEKSSEYSIPIYKIITNHEISIENQSNNEHINTEVNKYDKKNITKNLTVEAGNMSVIYNTEIFANNSSLSHKSEDKIESINSFIENNNQNSNSNLNKFGNIHQMFNGSNHCASIEHMKLMERKSNTLLKENIQVRGQICTNNDLNTTEDNTKIYNNITQNIPHIHFCQKIQNDNIKAENLIIQENAIQSCIEVKSECNKKLEARSHLIPPDPPPRKYYSKLAGDTSITNTSKICENYEKYISENFNAKKDLKSAEYFMENHIKNNLLDQDRQNYFDACNNFTEKLEFIDDISDNELKTNLDFTYLEYNDKQVKETKFICDKYEPTIEKSMYTNSTMEYYNNTECYSQNMDSPDGSCSSKQFLDHKSKVFEKEKSFEKGVVNKAMMVARSIGLHGSLSKSSSNSPRSNRKRSILFARKRNISVKDIGTGDLEGWLTYRTRGAGGAWAKAWFVLKCSSLYRFKARNSIKADCLIALTGFTVSRAAEVKSRKYAFKVYHTGTVFYFAADTEDFLTLWVDAINKATLGADDHSRNSALFSETDESDCEQKSKVKNVHTTEYKPNFEKPFGSLKKIVRKDYSVYKDHEINGASLDRKYLKFLGTRNHNVPVPTAQFRSYRRVLPTSMPNKKQDSVPNSPDLQMTIAGSTFYGLYASHSTSDISNNIQDMNDYRRTTDRCLNNKNRRPEDVQGIITLEEFMLLPQEDQRQVARTRVTSPRMTPLTNDHVHIQYRNFHDNETINEQSKIVADGNFNNDVQNKNNDEVMMNTVLYDYSRNVDNIHTMRQFSGDLDSKKSEYKEELSKSVHKKSNELCYIDKKKLSDGLNFQQMKSCNSIHCKTITDEQQITSLSYNKPDTIDKSKRQVSLTCEYNTNIYINQAQSSSNHDISRSYDYYLPKNINNLSEDVKSTSRSLTQNNDSSESNNDFTFHAFYQTLQRGKKNVSVSRKGSFNLTIRRDHISSDKHWLDSIRRVDKKNINYDKIRLKNVAQYQPPPIPTSPFEQEGMTAAFEMHLDKNEQVQKTNRLKNLFSNKYQQKSSTLDLPKETQKTLLGSPKLHRALFREKCYNQSSRSTNHSNNQNPNDSGLNQLINPFNGNNSHTLSQSFNSVTSVNDWNSDTSSLCTANLISKDNATQSFQKEYIGRNSIIPPTLPYIPPPTSPPPDYPGLEYPPVFEPGTYSLLDASLLRNRNKSNRNIH; from the exons ATGGCGTATGTTAATGTCGCTGAATGGAAAACTGAACAAGTGTGCGAATGGTTGAAAG GTTTAGATAATTCTGTTCTTCCATATGTGCATAGCTTTACAAATCATGGTGTCAATGGAAAACAGTTATTAAGTTTGAGACCTGAAGATCTAGAACATCTTGGAGTATTGAAATTTGGTCATCaagaaattattcttgaagctgtagaatatttaagaaattttcattatgaacTTGATCGTGAAAATCTTCAACTATTGGCACTGCGATTGTCTTGTCAAGCACATAGTttacaaaatgaattatttcgcCAAACAGATTCTAAACCTGTTACAACTCAAACATTATCAGATGTAGCATCAGTTATAATGGCTGTAAAACCATTAATAAGATGGCTTGATCGACCTCCCTTTAGTGGACAATTggaatataatgaaaagaaagttGAATTAATGAAACTAGCTTTGGAAATGGCCACATGTGCGCAAAGAGATAGATTTGCAGAAAAACCAATAGAAGAAATTAGAACAACTTGTGGACAATTAGCAAAATTAGcagattatataatacaagatATTTCTGATCCTATGATATTACAACCTGCTAGTTTAGATTTagcaacattaaaaaaaagaccaGGAGATGATTTA ggattttatattttgccaTCTTTTCATGGAGCTCATCAAATtgctgaaattaaatttggatcAGCTGCACATCAGTGTGGTAAAATGGAAGAAGGAGATGAAATTGTTCaa gtaAATTATCAGACTGTAGTTGGTTGGGAAcgaaaaaatcttttagaattatttcgtGAAAGTCCTGCAGAAGTATTATTAACTTTGAAACGTAGACCAAGACACACAAAAGTATATGgtcaaatttacataaaaccATATCGACTTCCaagcaataaaaaaacatcTTATACTACACGATGGCAACATAATCTTCCTTCTCCAAGACCAGAATTATTAACTATACCAGATTTTACAATGCCATTACCaag gcCGAAGAATTCCAGACCAGAACCTACAAGTATATTAGATactgttaatattttagatacaaTGATCATAGATAGTAGTGATTCAGATAGTGAAACAGAACCACCTTTATCTATTCGATTATATTCTACAAAACCAAGAAATTCAGTTCAAAGACGAGCTACTATAACTGGTGCTAGTCCTACTACTAAACATGGAATTGATATAGAACAATTTTGGAAAGAATTGAAGCAAGAACATAATACAAGTTCTCAATTACGGGACAAAGCAGCATCTTGTGCTCATGGTTTAGATAATGTACCATCAACTATACGATCACaaacatgtataaatatagaacaaagcaaaagaaaaaagaaaaatgaaggacaaaatgatgataaaaaaatacaatttcaagaTAAATCTATGAAACATGATGTTTCTCAAAAAGATAATACCATCAAtttaattcatgaaaaaaaagatacatgtaaaattattcaagaagAATTAtgtagtaatataaatatatccagACAAATTTCTCAAATGCCTGTTAATGTTACCAATAACAATAACTTGAGTGATACAGATGTGCCTTTAGATGAAtgcaacaattttattagagataaacatagtaataataaaaatacagtaaGCAGTAAAgaacttaatataaatagtggtaaagagagaggaaaattagataaaagttATAGTACACCAGCATATGATTCAATGGATATTGACAATATAGAAGATAgaaagcaaaaattattttatgcattaGAGTTATCTACAAATAATGTAagcaatgaattaaataagacTGATGTACAATTGTCTTCTACAAATTTTGAAGATCaacaaaaattggaaaatattgatgATCAAAAACAaagtattcaaataaattttgataataatattcaaaaaaatagtaatattgataaatatattatgcaagataatgaagaaaaagaatgttcTGAAAAATCATCTGAATATTCAAttcctatatataaaataattacaaatcatGAAATCAGTATAGAAAACCAAAGCAATAATGAACATATTAATactgaagtaaataaatacgataaaaaaaatattacaaaaaatttgacTGTTGAAGCAGGAAATATGTCGGTAATATATAACActgaaatttttgcaaataattcaaGTTTAAGTCATAAAAGcgaagataaaatagaatcaataaatagttttatagaaaataataatcaaaatagtaattcaaatctaaataaatttggaaatattcaTCAAATGTTTAATGGATCAAACCATTGTGCTTCAATAGaacatatgaaattaatggaaagaaaatctaatacattactaaaagaaaatattcaagttCGTGGACaaatatgtacaaataatGACCTGAATACCACAgaagataatacaaaaatttataataatattactcaAAACATTCCTCATATTcatttttgtcaaaaaatacaaaatgataatataaaagctgaaaatttaattattcaagaaaatgCAATACAATCTTGTATTGAAGTAAAAAGTGaatgtaataagaaattagaagCTAGATCTCATTTAATACCTCCAGATCCACCACCacgtaaatattattcaaaattagcAGGGGATACATCTATAACTAACACTTcaaaaatatgtgaaaattatgaaaaatatatatcagaaaattttaatgctaaaaaggatttaaaaagtgcagaatattttatggaaaatcatatcaaaaataatttattagatcaagatagacaaaattattttgatgcttgtaataattttacagaaaaattagaatttattgatgatatttcagataatgaacttaaaactaatttagattttacatatttagaaTACAATGATAAGCAAGTAAAAGAAACTAAGTTTATCTGTGATAAGTATGAACCTACTATTGAGAAATCTATGTACACTAATTCAACaatggaatattataataatactgaGTGTTACTCCCAAAATATGGATTCACCAGATGGTTCATGTTCTTCAAAGCAATTTTTAGATCATAAATCTAAAGtatttgagaaagaaaaaagttttgaaaaaggTGTAGTTAATAAAGCTATGATGGTGGCCAGAAGTATTGGATTACATGGAAGTTTAAGTAAATCTTCAAGTAATAGTCCAAGAAGTAATAGAAAACGAAGCATATTATTTGCaa ggaaaagaaatatttctgttaaagATATAGGCACAGGTGATTTAGAAGGATGGTTAACATATCGTACAAGAGGTGCAGGTGGTGCTTGGGCAAAAGCTTGgtttgttttaaaatgttCTTCATTATATAg gttTAAGGCACGAAATAGTATAAAAGCAGATTGTCTCATAGCTTTAACCGGATTTACTGTATCACGAGCTGCTGAAGTAAAATCTAGAAAATATGCATTTAAAGTTTATCATACAGGAacagtattttattttgctgCAGATACTGAAGATTTTCTCACCTTATGGGTAGATGCAATTAATAAAGCAACTTTAGGTGCAGATGATCATAGTAGAAATAGTGCTCTTTTCAGCGAAACAGATGAAAGTGACTGTGAACAAAAAAGTAAAGTTAAAAATGTTCATACTACGGAATATAAACCGAATTTCGAAAAACCATTtggatcgttaaaaaaaattgttcgtaaAGATTATTCTGTGTATAAGGATCATGAAATTAATGGTGCTAGTTTAGATAGAAAATACTTGAAATTTCTTGGTACAAGAAATCACAATGTACCTGTTCCAACTGCGCAATTTAGAAGTTATAGAAGAGTTCTTCCTACATCTATGCCTAATAA aaaacaaGATTCTGTTCCAAATTCGCCAGATTTACAAATGACAATAGCAGGAAGTACATTTTATGGATTATATGCATCTCATAGTACAAgtgatatatcaaataatattcaagatatGAATGATTATAGACGTACCACAGACAG gtgtctcaataataaaaatagaagaccAGAAGATGTGCAAGGTATCATTACATTAGAAGAATTTATGTTGCTACCACAAGAAGATCAAAGACAAGTTGCTAGAACAAGAGTTACATCACCACGAATGACACCTTTAACTAATGATCATGTTCATAttcaatatagaaattttcatgACAATGAGACAATTAATGAACAAAGTAAAATTGTTGCTGatggaaatttcaataatgatgttcaaaataaaaataacgatgaaGTAATGATGAATACTGTTTTGTATGATTATTCACGAAATGTGGACAATATTCACACAATGCGACAATTTAGCGGAGATttagattcaaaaaaaagcgaatataaagaagaattatcaaaatcagttcataaaaaatcaaatgaacTTTGTTatattgacaaaaaaaaattgtcagatggattaaattttcagCAAATGAAATCATGTAATTCAATTCATTGTAAAACTATTACAGATGAACAACAAATAACATCTTTGAGTTATAATAAACCAGATACTATCGATAAATCTAAAAGACAAGTGAGCTTGACTTGCgaatataatactaatatttatataaatcaagcaCAATCTTCAAGTAATCATGATATTTCTAGAtcgtatgattattatttgccaaaaaatatcaacaatTTATCAGAAGATGTAAAATCGACATCAAGATCACTTACCCAGAATAATG attcatcTGAatctaataatgattttacgtTTCATGCTTTTTATCAAACTTTACAAcgcggaaaaaaaaatgtgtccGTTAGTCGCAAAGGAAGTTTCAATCTAACAATTCGACGTGATCATATTTCTTCAGATAAACATTGGTTAGACTCTATACGACGAGTTGataaaaagaacattaattATGACAAAATCCGTTTAAAAAATGTAGCTCAGTATCAACCTCCTCCTATACCAACTTCTCCGTTCGAACAAGAAGGAATGACTGCTGCATTTGAAATGCACCtagataaaaatgaacaagttcaaaaaacaaatcgtttgaaaaatttatttagtaataaatatcaacaaaAATCATCTACACTTGATTTACCTAAGGAAACACAAAAAACCTTATtag gatCACCAAAATTACATAGAGCtttatttagagaaaaatgttataatcaaTCAAGTCGATCAACAAATCATTCAAATAATCAGAATCCTAATGATAGTGGACTCAACCAGTTAATTAATCCTTTCAATGGAAATAATTCTCATACTCTCAGTCAAAGTTTTAATTCAGTTACTTCAGTTAATGATTGGAATTCAGACACATCTTCATTATGTACtgcaaatttaatatcaaaa gataATGCAACTCaatcttttcaaaaagaatatataggTAGAAACTCAATAATACCACCGACGTTACCTTATATACCACCACCTACGTCACCACCGCCTGATTATCCTGGTCTTGAATATCCGCCAGTGTTTGAACCTGGTACCTATTCTCTTTTAGATGCATCATTATTACGTAATCGTAATAAAAGCAATCGAAACATTCATTAA